In Festucalex cinctus isolate MCC-2025b chromosome 9, RoL_Fcin_1.0, whole genome shotgun sequence, the DNA window GGAATCGAGCAGCAAAACCTCAGCCAAACAGGTACTGGCCTCCTAAACTCGCTAGCGGAACAACAGGAAGCTACCGCCACTTCTTGCTAACTTGTTAACGAAGCAGCAAGTGATGAAAACGTTCTTTAGGCCTCCTACGTGTTTTCTGGATTGCAACGGACGATGACCTCATGCAGGCTCGCACAAGACGGCTATTGTTACGAGCTGACGAGGGCGAGGAGGACGGGGAAGGGGGGCGCCATCCCAGACAAAAAGACTTGTGTTCTCTTGCCTCAGTGTCTGTTGTGAGCCGAGCGGCCGGCCGGCAGCAACGGGACCGTCCGGGCCTCGTTTGTTCCTCACGCTCACCGGCCAAAcatgttgccgtggcgacgccTGACAAACAACACCGCTGATGGCAGCGCCACAGGTCACGTGACTTGGCAGGaagtcaacacacacaaacttcCTACACGCGTTTAATGCGCGAGTGTGTGCGCGTCTTGCGGGATCGGCCGAGTGGACGTCCCGTCGGCTAGACCTCCCATGAAAACTGGATGAAGACACCGAAAGATTTCCATGCACAAGGTGCACGCTAAAAAAGCAAAAGGTCAAATTTGCAGGAGGGGTGTTCCTGCAAAAAGAGGCGTGGCCGTGGCCTGCCCGCCTCCTGCTGGCTTCCAACTGGAACCAGTTCAACACTGGTCAGGACAGCAGCGGACACACATAGCGTCACACGCACGCTGCTGATTGGCTGGCGATGAAGTCACATGACGGAAGCGTTTTCAAACTTGTTGCCTCACTGCCGATGACGTCATGATGATGTCAGGCTGCACGATGACGCGATGGACGTCACATGAGTTGTGTCGTGCATGCAGCCCGCGGGAAGGAAgtggccggggggggggggggaagaaagaaaaaaaaaacgccttcaacaggaagtggccgtCACATCACAACAGGAAGTTCTCAACGGGAACATGACGCCTTGCAACATCCTCCTACTCTGTGTGTGCGTGGCCTGCAGGGAATTGTGGGATGTCCGAAAAGAAGACCAGAAGGAAGCAAACGCCTTCTTTTCCTTCACCAACATTTTTGTCCAAGACCCTTGAAATGAGAAAGGATGAATAGCAATAGCAGGTatcggccttatttcaaggtatcggctACTCATGAAGtctgccgataccagccacAGATACTCAGGCTAAAAGAATGTAGACTGTGGACTTTTGAGCATGTCCATTCTGATGCACATGACACTTCGTCAGAGTGCAGAGGTCGCGGGTTCGAATGCCGCCTCCGGGCTTCCTTCCGGTTTCCTTCCTGCATTCCAAAAAACATCCACGCTGGCTTCACTGAACACTCTCAATTGTTTGTGAGTGTGAAAGCTTGTGTGTCTctttgtgccctgtgattgggtggcgaccagttcagggcgtAACCCGCCTCTGGGATAGGTCCCAGCATGCCTGTGACCCACCAAAAAGTCATGGCGAGATCAAttctcttcaacattttttttttggctgaccAGCAAGCAAACCAGAAGTCATCCAGtaaaaacaatataataataataataataataataataataataataaagatgtcTGGTACTGTACACGTAGGCTCCCTCTGGTGGTACGTGAAACAATCGCTCGTCATTCCACATTTGAAACATGATATTTAATCCAGCTTGTCCATACGCAACGTCCTTATCTCAactttttgtttacaaacatttaGTTTTTTACTTTTGATTTGTCAAGTaaagaaaactaattcaaacgtgaaagtttttatttttattttggactgtATTTGAATGTTGGCCATTACGTTGTCACGGTTGAACGATcccattatttgtttgtttgactttgAGTGTTGCGCGCTACACAACAAGAAAACGTCAAGTCATCGGTCCGTCCAACTTGCAGCACGCGGGGAAACGAAAGGAGCTCTGGGTTGCGATTTTGGACTTGGGATTTCTTTTCGGTGTTTCAGATTCACGAAAAGTAGGAACAGGAAAAGCAGCACAAAAAGCAAAAGCGGTCAGAGCAGCACgactactaaaaaaaacagtacaattAAGCAGACAGAGCAGCAAAAccagcaataaaaaaataaacctatCAAGCAGGTCGACAGCAAACTGCGTGCGGGCTTGAGCGTGTGCGTTGGTTTCCGGTGCTGCGCAGCACAAATGCGAACCGGGCCGGACCGCGACTCCAACAACTTGACCCGCAGCGGACACTCACCTGACTCGTGCTCGAGCCCCTCCTCCTCCCTGATTTGGTTAGGTTGGCCCGATCCGCATGTAGTCCCGAACCAGATCCGGATTCGCAGCCACTCGGGTGCTTCTGGAACTTGTGAGCGCTGTGCGTGTTCTGTTGGGTCGCGGACGTTCAAAGCGCCTGTCGCTGGCTCAGATGTGGGAGAGCCAGTGCGTCAATGCACACCACTTCCGGCTCtcagaatttcaaaataaaaccgagcgggaaaaaaaatgctgacttcCCGTTGTGGACTGACACAAAGATCCATTATCCAAATCATTTGCTATTAATCACAACACGTGTGCCCTTCAAAGACACAAAGCAGCACTgaataaataacaaatgtaAAAGTATAAAAGTTGCACACTTCTTTTTCACAGGAATGAATAGGATACTCATTATGATTAAATATGTAATGAATGTCATTAGAAACACTAAATAAATCCTATTAAATTATTATACTGTGAAACTATTTAAAGGATATTTttaatgatatattttttaaatataatactTCTTGCTGATTTTGGTGACCCCGCTTTTatactgtacacacacacacacacacacacacgcacccccacacgcacacacactcgggGACAAAAGTAGAtataaacagaaataaaataaagcacgTACTTTTGTTTATTCTACaaacaaaagaagacaaaaataatacattcatcATACTAAAATATTTTCACTGATGTGATCCTTTTACACTCCATGATCCATATGATCCATCCATGATCCAAACACTTCTCATGTTCGGGGAGGGAGGCGGGGTTATGGTGCTGGCGCCTTAGCCAGCTGACTGACTCTAAATATTGAACAGCTAATAAGTGCAATCGATGTTTATAAAGttttctgttaatgtgttttaacgtcgacattgtttttttgttttttttgtagtcatTTTTGTGATCgacttttgttttcttgtgaATGTGGTTTGTGTTGTTTGTTGATGCGTGATGCTGTCGTGTCATCGAGTTGCCTTGTGaatgaaatggaaataaaaacgacATTGTCTTGCCTAATGTAACTTTTGATCTCATTTGATTTGAGTTTTGCCGCCGGGTCTTGATTTGCATAAATGCCCGAGATGAAATGTGGTGCCAAGTGACGCGATGCGTTGATGTCCAACTTGTACGTTGCGAGGACGGTGAGGAGAGGAACAAGTTTTGTCGGGCCGCCGCCGCTGTAATGCGGATAGGAAGCGAGTTCCTCGGTGGGTGCTCGGGAGCTGGTGGAGTTTCCTTTCCTCGGCAAAGAGAATCGCAAGGCCGCAGACAGGAAACAGGAAGCGTCTGAGACAATAAGGAGGCGGACTTTCAAACAAAGTCAGGAAGTCACACTTGACCGGACCGGACCGCACCGGACGCCTCCGTATGGACGCCTTGTCGCCTCAGCAACATGTTATATATGACCTGAGTTTAGGGTGACCACATTTTCCAAACCACAAAGTCAGATGCTATCATTTCACCACATTTCAGCGCTAGTCAATTTTGGTCCATTTGGGGGCTTGTCAACATGCGCCACaatcgctaatgctaaatgcctTTTTGGTTGGCTCTAACGGTGCAACACTTTCACATTTTGGTGGACAGTTATAGTCTGAAAAAAACAACGCGGTTTTAGGGTTATTcttatagcataaaaaaaatcacatcagcgttctttgaaaatgtatatttttaacaaaaagaaataactgaaaatatatattttttaagttgctacattttaaaacaattacagCGGTTCTCTTCAAATCGGGCCTGGGCACTatgtagtaggggtgtgccaaaaaatcgattcataaaagaatcgagattctcatttattaatcgatatTAATcttcaaaaatcgattttatttaaattagaaatgaagaagaagggaaaaatgcaattgtagcccacatgctctttttgtggaaaaaggcacttacaatacaaaatttataaatatttaaacaaaacaaaaaaaagacactttaatgtctctatttgtcattttgtcttgcaaagcagactggagtagatcatgacaatgtgcatatctgtaaattgaagcagaaatcatttgtcaatcaaatcattttgaattgaaaatcgtttgaatcgagaatcgattctgaattgaatcgtagacccaaaaatcgtaatcgaatcgaatcgtgagacagtcaatgATTCCCAGCACTACTACGTAGGACAAGTGGGTGGTATGCAtcctctttttctttcatcttaaaaaaaaatatatctttttcATTCCATTTCAATCATATTTACAGGTGAAATGTTAGTCCACAGCCTTTCAACtggccatttgtgcagttgaatGCGACGCATGTCGGCATTTTGCAGCCAAATGCCGAGATACCTATCTTGGGAGTACCAAGATGGCGGCTTTGCGGCTTATCCAGTGTGCGGTTGCGGATTGGCGGTCCCGGAGCAGAAGGTCAGCACGGCAACGTGATGTAACGTGTGATGATTGGGGGCGGGGCCGAGTGGATGGGCGGGTCGGGTAGCCAAGCAGGGGCCCACGTTGGCGCGCTGCCATACTATGGATTGCGTGTGGGCGGCTAACAGGTTAGCATCGCAGGAAGTCAGCACAACGCGTTAGCATGTTGACATGATGTCATCATTTATTTCACATAAGTTCCATTTGTCCCATTGAAATTCATTCTTTCTATTTGTCACACGTGACAAGAAAAAGATGGCAAACAAAACTTGCTGCCCGTTTTTAACTCCCAGCCATGTTAactaaattttgcaaggcccacagaatattgtgttctattgctatcaaaacagggagcctaccaaaagaaagattaggctcttctttcatcaggaaaaaaaagtatatttcgatctgtttccgttttgcagcaattaacattagaatatagctaagtttcatcattattcacaaatctgtttcaaacagtggggaaaatagCTTTTGCaacatctcttatactctgctgccacctgctggccgctgttgtagtaactaccattgcttcaagcattctcttcaactgagaggctgcatcaaagccttttgtatgcgcgagcatagaaaaacatttaaaaacaaaaacgtataaatacgtctttgggacacttcaaacatttaaaatagaatatatgtatacgtttttgggagcaaatgagttaaggaacacCATGAAAAATAGACaaacgtgtgcgtgtgcatgtgtgtgttgtgcGTGTGTGGGAAGTAGTCTGTGAaaaaacacatgctgatgatgtcatcagcagGGGCCGTCCTTCATGATCACAATGTCCAACTTCTTCTCCCTGCAGACACaagcacaaatacacacaaggTCACATAACCAAaggcgtgcgtgcatgcgtgcgagTCTGTCCTGCCAGGGTTCCAATCCATTATtggaagttttgtttttgaaattgtCATATACTTGTCATGATTTTTAAGTGTgggcttgttagtttttgttgtttgtactTTTTCCAAACCTGATGTGGGAGATGAAGAGTTGTTGCCAATTTGGCCAAGTTTGCTCTGGCACGTGAGCAGATAACGTTTTGCTTCAAACAAGGCGTCGCCCGCTGCACGAGATGGCCGTCATGCTTGCAAGCGCGTTACGATCACGCCATCACAAGTAGCGCTTGACAAGCCAATGAAATCTTGTAAGAGAGCCACCTGCCTCGTAGCAGCGGAAGTGATACATTTCAATTGTTCCTCCCACATGTTTGACCAATGACAACGCGCGTCGTTCACGTTGTCAACTCAAGTGACAAACTCACTCACAGTCGGTGTATGCAGAGAGCGCATTCGTTGGGGTAGGTGACGCCGTCGCTGCCGCACACGGGGGAGTAGTTGAGCGGACACGCTCGCGTCAGGGTGGTGCCGCTGCACTGGGGCTgcccacaaacaaacaaacaaacaaacaaacaaacaaacaaacaaacgtcatCAAGCATTCCCCAACTCCCAAAAGGCGCTTGTGATTGTTTGGATGTGCCACTCAACTCATTTGCGTGCATACGCACCAATTTGTCTACGTTCACACCGCAGGCAAATGCCACCCACCCAAGTTGGTgatgcccaattcacactgactgcagaacgtttgtaaacaaaaGCCACATTGGCCTGTTACCACATCCAGATGCTTTTTGCACATTATTTATGGGCTTTGACCGTGGCTAAGCACATTCTGTCTTTAAATAGTCTTGTcaagtttaatttattttgagctcattttttgtcctAAATGCCCGACTTATGTCATactatgtagttagctagcttccctccccccccaaaaaaacgagttcgcaaacagttttgttttgaaatatagCGGATTGATCTTGATGCAAGACGCCCGACtgcctgtccggctcgtgtcatttcttcagcttcttgaAAATCTGCATGTGGTGTCCGGAAAAAAATAggacgcttgcggaaaccttccacaT includes these proteins:
- the LOC144025763 gene encoding putative pancreatic secretory proteinase inhibitor; its protein translation is MRCALLLFICIALLRANADDNLRRPQCSGTTLTRACPLNYSPVCGSDGVTYPNECALCIHRLEKKLDIVIMKDGPC